One window of Corynebacterium sp. P3-F1 genomic DNA carries:
- a CDS encoding F0F1 ATP synthase subunit B, producing the protein MTNVIYLLAAEEAETLPLEGGNSILLPKNYDLVWSLVVFLVIFLLFWKYVLPRFQEVLAEREDRIKGGIERAESAQAQAKAALEKNNAQLAEARAEAAEIREAARQKGKEIEAEARANAEAESRRIVENGEKQLQASREQVVAELRNELGQNSITLAEELLGEELSDSTRRSNTIDSFLSQLDTVSARSATRK; encoded by the coding sequence ATGACGAACGTCATCTACCTACTTGCGGCTGAGGAGGCCGAGACGTTGCCGCTTGAGGGCGGAAACTCCATCCTCCTGCCCAAGAACTACGACCTCGTCTGGTCCCTCGTTGTCTTCCTCGTCATCTTCCTGCTCTTCTGGAAGTACGTGCTTCCGCGGTTCCAAGAAGTTCTCGCTGAGCGCGAAGACAGGATCAAGGGTGGCATTGAGCGCGCTGAGTCCGCTCAGGCACAGGCCAAGGCTGCTCTGGAGAAGAACAACGCACAGCTCGCTGAGGCACGCGCCGAAGCCGCCGAGATCCGCGAAGCCGCCCGCCAGAAGGGCAAGGAGATCGAAGCCGAAGCACGCGCCAACGCAGAAGCAGAGTCCCGCCGCATCGTCGAGAACGGCGAGAAGCAGCTTCAGGCTTCCCGCGAGCAGGTTGTCGCCGAGCTGCGCAACGAACTGGGCCAGAACTCCATCACGTTGGCTGAGGAACTCCTCGGTGAGGAGCTGTCGGATTCCACCCGCCGCTCCAACACCATCGATTCCTTCCTGAGCCAGCTGGACACCGTCTCCGCCCGCTCGGCGACGCGGAAGTGA
- the prfA gene encoding peptide chain release factor 1, producing MADTSQVSLVDDYVSEYQGIQAQMSDPEVVGDQDLFRKLSKRYAQLQPIINVNNELNQAREDHEAAAEMAAEDKEFAEEATRLEGEIVRLEEELADLLAPRDEHDADDVIMEIKAGAGGEEAALFAGDLARMYQKYAEKAGLTWDVLDVAESDLGGVKDMTVSVTMKNPSRDGAWSKLKFEGGVHRVQRIPVTESQGRIQTSAAGVYVFPETEDVADIEIDEKDIRVDVYRSSGKGGQGVNTTDSAVRITHLPTGIVVTCQKERSQIQNRARAMQVLQARLEQAEREKAEAEAAEGRASQVRTMDRSERIRTYNWPENRISDHRIGFKANNLDSVLDGNMDDLITALQTHERQERLEAE from the coding sequence ATGGCAGACACATCGCAGGTCTCGCTTGTCGACGACTACGTGTCCGAGTACCAGGGCATCCAGGCCCAGATGAGCGACCCGGAGGTGGTGGGCGACCAAGATCTCTTCCGGAAGCTGTCGAAGCGCTATGCGCAGCTGCAGCCGATCATTAACGTCAACAACGAGCTCAACCAGGCCCGCGAGGACCATGAGGCCGCCGCTGAAATGGCTGCCGAGGACAAGGAATTCGCTGAGGAAGCCACCCGGCTCGAGGGCGAGATCGTCCGTCTTGAGGAGGAGCTCGCCGACCTACTTGCCCCGCGCGACGAGCACGATGCCGACGACGTGATCATGGAGATCAAGGCCGGTGCCGGCGGCGAGGAGGCCGCGCTGTTCGCCGGCGACCTCGCCCGCATGTACCAGAAGTACGCAGAGAAGGCCGGTCTGACCTGGGACGTCCTGGATGTCGCCGAATCTGATCTGGGAGGCGTGAAAGACATGACGGTGTCCGTGACCATGAAGAACCCGTCGCGCGACGGTGCGTGGTCGAAGCTCAAGTTCGAGGGCGGTGTCCACCGCGTTCAGCGCATCCCGGTGACGGAATCGCAGGGGCGTATTCAGACGTCGGCAGCCGGCGTCTACGTCTTCCCGGAGACCGAGGATGTCGCAGATATCGAGATCGACGAGAAGGACATCCGCGTCGATGTGTACCGCTCGTCCGGTAAGGGCGGCCAGGGCGTGAACACGACGGACTCTGCCGTGCGCATCACGCACCTGCCCACCGGCATCGTGGTCACCTGCCAGAAGGAGCGTTCCCAGATCCAGAACCGTGCCCGCGCGATGCAGGTCCTTCAGGCCCGCCTCGAGCAGGCCGAGCGCGAGAAGGCCGAGGCAGAGGCGGCAGAGGGCCGCGCGTCCCAGGTCCGCACGATGGACCGCTCGGAGCGCATCCGCACCTACAACTGGCCGGAGAACCGCATCTCGGATCACCGCATCGGTTTCAAGGCGAACAACCTCGATTCCGTGCTCGACGGAAACATGGACGACCTGATCACGGCGCTCCAGACCCACGAGCGCCAGGAGCGACTTGAGGCAGAATAA
- a CDS encoding F0F1 ATP synthase subunit delta has translation MRAASREAQTRVAEKLDAFLRNSGDSVSIAAQVGTELFLVVDQLEQHRPLRVAVADASLAPEQRSGMISDVFGSKVADATLAVLKQAAEQEWSTPREFREGLVHLGRRALLRGAESEGKLEHVENELFALSRLLEREGELTQLLSDRRATADQKRQLLASVLYGKVSMYTEALALQVIGRPEHNPVDDIAAISRESAELTGKTVAEVTSATELTDAQRDALADKLGKIYGREMAIHSEVDPSLLGGVTIRVGDELIDGSTRGKLSRLRADMAANTAF, from the coding sequence ATGAGAGCAGCTAGCCGCGAAGCACAGACTCGGGTCGCCGAGAAACTGGACGCATTTCTGCGCAACTCCGGCGATTCCGTCTCCATCGCAGCACAGGTGGGAACCGAGCTCTTCCTCGTCGTGGACCAGCTCGAGCAGCACCGCCCGCTGCGTGTGGCAGTCGCAGACGCATCCCTTGCGCCTGAGCAACGCTCCGGCATGATCAGCGACGTGTTCGGCAGCAAGGTGGCTGATGCCACCCTCGCCGTGCTGAAGCAAGCCGCTGAGCAGGAATGGTCAACCCCGCGCGAATTCCGCGAGGGCCTCGTGCACCTGGGCCGCCGCGCCCTCCTGCGCGGAGCCGAGAGCGAGGGCAAGCTCGAGCACGTTGAAAATGAGCTCTTTGCACTGTCCCGCCTCCTCGAGCGCGAAGGCGAGCTGACCCAGCTGCTGTCCGACCGCCGCGCAACCGCGGACCAGAAGCGCCAGCTTCTGGCGAGCGTCCTGTACGGCAAGGTGAGCATGTACACCGAAGCGCTTGCGCTCCAGGTGATCGGCCGCCCCGAGCACAACCCGGTCGACGACATCGCAGCGATCTCGCGCGAGTCCGCCGAGTTGACAGGAAAGACCGTTGCGGAGGTCACGTCGGCGACAGAGCTGACGGATGCGCAGCGCGACGCGCTGGCAGACAAGCTAGGCAAAATATACGGCCGCGAGATGGCCATCCACTCCGAGGTTGACCCCAGCCTCCTCGGCGGTGTGACCATCCGCGTTGGCGACGAGCTTATCGACGGCTCCACGCGCGGCAAACTGTCGCGCCTGCGTGCCGACATGGCCGCCAACACGGCTTTCTAA
- a CDS encoding MraY family glycosyltransferase, whose translation MTGSGVPLRELGLVILVAAVISYLATGPVRSLLVRTGRISEIRERDVHTQPTPSLGGVAMFTGFLSAVYLAMQLPALTRGFAPVTPEMTAVVVGSFLIVVVGIIDDLYELGALSKFFGQVVAAVTMSVMGLSFNVFYLPFGGGTTVIFDQTQGVIVSSLLIVMLINAFNFVDGIDGLAAGLGMIASAAILVFSLTVLHDQGGAVSAYPPAIICAALVGMCAGFLPHNYEPARIFMGDSGAMLIGLLLAAASISASGKINMSLYGTADFVALVSPFLVVVAAVALPVIDLIMAVIRRVSQGKSPFAADRQHIHHRLLALGHTHRRTVLVLYMWVSAIAFGAVSFSVIPSRYAAVLLVSAVVIAAAATAVPAMKGKIGPAR comes from the coding sequence ATGACCGGATCTGGTGTCCCACTTCGGGAGCTCGGGCTGGTCATTCTCGTCGCGGCGGTGATCAGCTATTTGGCGACGGGGCCTGTCCGCTCCCTGCTCGTCCGCACCGGGCGCATTTCGGAGATCCGTGAGCGGGACGTGCACACTCAACCCACACCGAGTCTCGGCGGGGTGGCCATGTTCACCGGGTTTCTTTCGGCCGTGTACCTGGCGATGCAATTGCCGGCCCTGACCCGCGGTTTCGCGCCTGTCACGCCTGAAATGACGGCCGTGGTTGTCGGCTCGTTCCTCATCGTGGTGGTCGGCATTATTGACGACCTGTACGAACTGGGCGCCTTATCCAAATTCTTCGGACAAGTAGTGGCTGCAGTGACGATGTCTGTGATGGGCTTGTCGTTCAATGTTTTCTACCTGCCCTTCGGCGGCGGCACCACCGTCATCTTCGACCAGACGCAGGGAGTAATCGTGTCCTCTCTGCTGATCGTTATGCTCATCAACGCCTTCAACTTTGTCGACGGCATCGACGGTCTCGCTGCCGGGCTCGGGATGATCGCCAGTGCCGCCATTCTGGTTTTCTCGCTGACCGTTCTGCATGATCAGGGTGGGGCAGTCTCGGCGTACCCGCCCGCGATCATCTGCGCCGCTCTCGTCGGCATGTGCGCGGGATTCTTGCCGCATAATTACGAGCCCGCCCGGATCTTCATGGGCGACTCCGGTGCCATGCTGATCGGTCTTCTTCTCGCTGCGGCGTCGATCTCCGCCTCGGGGAAGATCAACATGTCGCTCTACGGCACGGCGGACTTTGTGGCGCTCGTCAGCCCCTTCCTCGTCGTTGTTGCGGCAGTTGCCCTTCCCGTGATCGACCTGATTATGGCGGTGATCCGGCGCGTCTCCCAGGGAAAGAGCCCGTTCGCTGCGGATCGGCAGCACATTCACCACCGCCTTCTTGCACTCGGGCATACCCACCGCCGCACCGTGCTCGTGCTGTACATGTGGGTCTCTGCCATCGCATTCGGAGCTGTGAGCTTCTCCGTCATCCCGTCCCGCTACGCGGCCGTTCTGCTTGTCAGCGCCGTCGTCATTGCAGCGGCCGCCACTGCCGTGCCCGCCATGAAAGGGAAGATCGGGCCCGCGCGGTAG
- the rho gene encoding transcription termination factor Rho, whose amino-acid sequence MTDTDNAASQDLASLKLPELRKIAAEKGLRGTSALRKGELIQAITTGTVPQRARQRASEQAVADNAGSDSTPSATSREGSEGSKPRDNKDNRDNNGNNGNNEGKGDEQRYESRSAARRARRNRAKHGDQNEHKLDDGATPEDRGDQGDDQRESRDNQDDRDGRNERNDRGGNNGRGGNRNNNHRGGENGRGNDDRGQRDGRDDRNGNDNDHGNGNGNGENNRGGGNNRDNRDNNNDGGGNGGGGRRGRRNRRNRRNRDNHNNGGGNNQNNHNNNGQDLDPEELQEVAGIVDIVDNNAAFVRTTGYRANQADVFINNNLVRRCGLRSGDAVIGQVRANGQGHTHGNGRNRQRYNQLVRVDTVNGMTVDEAKQRAEFHKLTPLYPNQRLRLETEPNILTTRVIDLVMPIGKGQRALIVSPPKAGKTTILQNIANAIAHNNPECYLMVVLVDERPEEVTDMQRSVKGEVIASTFDRPPAEHTAVAELAIERAKRLVEMGQDVVVLLDSITRLGRAYNNSSPASGRILSGGVDSNALYPPKRFLGAARNIEEGGSLTIIATAMVETGSAGDTVIFEEFKGTGNAELKLDRKIAERRVFPAVDVNPSGTRKDELLMSPEEARVMHKLRRILSALDPQQSIDMLIKQLKKTKNNGEFLVGVAQSAPMAADQESEDYQ is encoded by the coding sequence GTGACCGATACGGATAACGCCGCGAGCCAGGACCTCGCATCGCTCAAGCTTCCGGAGCTGCGCAAAATCGCCGCCGAAAAAGGCCTGCGCGGCACGTCGGCCCTGCGCAAGGGCGAGTTGATCCAGGCCATCACCACGGGCACCGTCCCGCAGCGCGCACGTCAACGCGCCAGCGAACAGGCAGTCGCCGACAACGCCGGCTCGGATTCGACGCCGAGCGCCACGTCGCGTGAGGGCAGCGAGGGCAGCAAGCCCCGCGACAACAAAGACAACCGCGACAACAACGGCAACAACGGCAACAATGAAGGCAAGGGCGACGAGCAGCGCTACGAGTCCCGCTCCGCCGCACGCCGCGCCCGCCGCAACCGCGCCAAGCACGGGGACCAGAACGAGCACAAGCTTGACGACGGTGCGACACCCGAGGACCGTGGCGACCAAGGCGATGACCAGCGCGAATCCCGCGACAACCAGGACGATCGCGACGGACGAAATGAGCGGAATGACCGCGGTGGCAACAACGGCCGGGGCGGCAACCGGAACAACAACCACCGCGGCGGCGAGAACGGTCGCGGAAACGACGACCGGGGTCAGCGTGATGGCCGCGATGACCGCAACGGCAACGACAATGACCACGGCAACGGCAACGGCAACGGTGAAAACAACCGCGGTGGCGGTAATAACCGGGACAACCGTGACAACAACAACGACGGGGGCGGCAACGGCGGCGGGGGCCGTCGCGGGCGCCGGAACCGTCGGAACCGTCGGAACCGGGACAACCACAACAACGGTGGCGGAAACAATCAGAACAACCACAACAACAACGGCCAGGACCTGGACCCGGAGGAGCTGCAGGAGGTCGCGGGCATTGTCGACATCGTCGACAACAATGCGGCGTTCGTGCGCACGACCGGGTACCGGGCGAACCAGGCGGACGTGTTCATCAACAACAACCTCGTGCGCCGCTGCGGCCTGCGTTCCGGCGACGCGGTGATCGGCCAGGTCCGCGCGAACGGCCAGGGCCACACCCACGGCAACGGGCGCAACCGCCAGCGCTACAACCAGCTGGTGCGCGTGGACACGGTCAACGGAATGACGGTGGACGAGGCAAAGCAGCGCGCGGAGTTCCACAAGCTCACCCCGCTGTACCCGAACCAGCGCCTGCGCCTGGAGACGGAACCGAATATTCTGACCACGCGCGTGATCGATTTGGTCATGCCGATCGGTAAGGGCCAGCGCGCGCTCATCGTCTCCCCGCCGAAGGCAGGTAAGACGACGATCCTGCAGAACATAGCCAACGCGATCGCGCACAACAACCCGGAGTGCTACCTCATGGTCGTGCTTGTCGACGAACGCCCCGAGGAAGTCACCGACATGCAGCGCTCCGTCAAGGGCGAGGTCATCGCTTCCACCTTCGACCGCCCGCCGGCAGAGCACACCGCCGTGGCGGAGCTGGCCATCGAGCGCGCGAAACGCCTCGTGGAGATGGGCCAGGACGTCGTTGTTCTGCTCGACTCCATCACCCGTCTCGGCCGCGCCTACAACAACTCCTCGCCGGCGTCGGGCCGCATCCTGTCCGGTGGTGTGGACTCTAACGCGCTCTACCCGCCGAAGCGCTTCCTGGGCGCCGCCCGCAACATCGAAGAGGGCGGGTCGCTGACCATCATCGCTACCGCCATGGTGGAGACCGGCTCGGCCGGCGACACGGTCATCTTCGAGGAGTTCAAGGGCACCGGCAACGCCGAGCTCAAGCTCGACCGTAAGATCGCTGAGCGCCGAGTGTTCCCGGCTGTGGACGTCAACCCGTCCGGCACCCGCAAGGACGAGCTGCTCATGAGCCCGGAAGAGGCGCGCGTCATGCACAAGCTGCGCCGTATCCTCTCCGCGCTGGACCCGCAGCAGTCCATCGACATGCTGATCAAGCAGTTGAAGAAGACGAAGAACAACGGCGAGTTCCTCGTCGGCGTGGCACAATCCGCGCCGATGGCGGCTGACCAGGAGTCGGAGGATTACCAATAA
- the atpB gene encoding F0F1 ATP synthase subunit A, translated as MRGSFHAPELDPEFFPGQYYGQIIGEDFLGGWFALDRIMLVRLFMAAVLIILFLLAFRKPQLVPKGLQNFGELAVDFVRVQIAEDILGKKEGRRFLPVIATIFFTVLFMNVATIIPGLNISPSSRIGLPIVLALVGYFTMIYAGASRYGFGKYVKHSLVIPNLPPVLHLLVVPIEFFSTFILRPVTLALRLMANFLAGHIILVMLYSATNFFFWQLNGWTAMGGLTLVAAVLFTLFELIVIFLQAYIFALLVAVYIELALHADSH; from the coding sequence ATGAGGGGCAGCTTCCACGCGCCCGAATTGGACCCAGAATTTTTCCCGGGGCAATACTACGGCCAAATCATCGGGGAAGATTTCCTCGGTGGTTGGTTCGCGCTGGATCGCATCATGCTTGTCCGCCTCTTCATGGCGGCCGTGCTGATCATCCTGTTCTTGCTGGCTTTCCGGAAACCCCAGTTGGTTCCCAAAGGTCTGCAGAACTTCGGTGAGCTCGCAGTGGACTTCGTCCGCGTGCAGATCGCCGAAGACATCTTGGGCAAGAAAGAAGGCCGCCGATTCCTTCCGGTGATCGCGACCATCTTCTTCACGGTCCTCTTCATGAATGTTGCCACGATCATTCCGGGGTTGAACATCTCGCCGAGCTCACGAATCGGTCTGCCGATCGTGCTCGCGCTGGTGGGCTACTTCACCATGATCTACGCAGGCGCATCGCGCTACGGATTCGGCAAATACGTGAAGCACTCGCTCGTGATTCCTAACTTGCCTCCCGTGCTCCACCTTCTGGTGGTGCCGATCGAGTTTTTCTCGACGTTCATTCTGCGTCCGGTCACCCTGGCTCTTCGTCTCATGGCGAACTTTCTGGCCGGCCACATCATTCTTGTCATGCTGTACTCTGCCACGAACTTCTTCTTCTGGCAGCTCAACGGCTGGACGGCAATGGGTGGCCTCACACTGGTCGCAGCGGTTCTGTTCACCCTGTTCGAGTTGATTGTCATCTTCCTGCAGGCGTACATCTTCGCCCTTCTGGTCGCGGTGTACATCGAACTGGCGCTGCACGCAGATTCGCACTAG
- a CDS encoding HemK/PrmC family methyltransferase yields MRQNKLREAIARATQSLIDAGVASPHVDARLIAAHLLDVPPTQLVLAEVPDGADGADGVDGSDSWGGFDKTYAALIARRANREPLQHIVGTAPFGVHDLKVGPGVFIPRPETEVLAEWAVSQKPTGTVVDLGTGSGALAIYIAQGAKPERVIGVEKSPVARETAAANSAPFPNVGIIAGDMTDPDLLAELSGTVDLIVANPPYVPYVPPETGELEPEVYHDPVDAVFSGADGMDAIRGLIPVAARLLAPGGKFGIEHDDSTAEITRTVVESSGSFEDIRNVPDLAGRARFVTASKLRTN; encoded by the coding sequence TTGAGGCAGAATAAGCTCCGCGAGGCCATTGCCCGCGCCACGCAATCGCTTATCGACGCTGGCGTGGCCTCCCCCCACGTCGACGCTCGCCTCATCGCCGCTCACCTTTTGGACGTGCCTCCCACTCAGCTCGTTTTGGCCGAGGTCCCTGACGGTGCCGATGGTGCCGATGGTGTCGACGGTTCGGATAGCTGGGGTGGTTTCGATAAGACATACGCGGCTCTCATTGCCCGCCGTGCGAACCGTGAACCCCTGCAGCACATTGTCGGCACTGCTCCCTTCGGGGTACATGACCTGAAGGTGGGGCCAGGGGTGTTCATTCCCCGGCCCGAAACCGAGGTGCTCGCCGAGTGGGCAGTGAGCCAGAAGCCTACGGGAACCGTCGTCGACCTCGGCACAGGTTCAGGGGCGCTGGCCATCTACATCGCGCAGGGAGCGAAGCCGGAACGCGTTATCGGTGTGGAGAAGTCCCCGGTGGCGCGGGAAACCGCCGCAGCCAACTCTGCGCCGTTCCCCAATGTTGGGATTATCGCGGGCGACATGACGGACCCGGATCTCCTCGCGGAGTTGTCCGGCACTGTCGATCTCATTGTGGCGAATCCGCCCTACGTCCCGTACGTTCCGCCTGAAACGGGGGAGTTGGAGCCGGAGGTCTACCACGATCCGGTCGACGCCGTTTTTTCCGGCGCAGACGGAATGGACGCGATCCGCGGCCTCATCCCAGTCGCCGCGCGTCTGCTCGCCCCGGGCGGAAAGTTCGGTATCGAGCACGATGACTCCACCGCGGAAATCACCCGTACCGTTGTCGAATCCTCAGGTTCATTCGAGGACATCCGCAACGTACCCGACCTTGCGGGACGCGCGCGGTTTGTCACGGCGAGTAAGCTACGGACCAACTGA
- a CDS encoding L-threonylcarbamoyladenylate synthase, translating into MPSRIYDCLDPQGRKDGIAAAARAVRSGQCVVLPTDTVYGIGADAFNPDAVAKLLATKRRGPNMPVPVLVGSWTTIQGLVREFTETAKTLVEAFWPGGLSLVVPEAPSLPWNLGDTRGTVLLRMPLQSVAIELLREVGPMAVSSANISGQAPPVSAAGARDQFGEAVQTYLDGGTAQVGTPSTILDISGPAPVILREGAVSPQRIGEVLGLDPEELRRKDR; encoded by the coding sequence ATGCCGAGCAGAATCTACGACTGCCTTGATCCGCAAGGGCGCAAAGACGGCATCGCAGCCGCTGCGAGGGCCGTTCGCTCCGGGCAGTGTGTGGTGCTGCCGACGGATACGGTCTACGGGATTGGGGCGGACGCGTTCAATCCGGATGCCGTCGCAAAGCTGCTTGCCACGAAACGGCGCGGCCCGAACATGCCCGTTCCTGTTCTCGTGGGTTCGTGGACGACGATACAAGGGCTCGTGCGCGAGTTCACCGAGACAGCGAAGACTCTCGTGGAAGCTTTTTGGCCTGGTGGCCTCTCCTTGGTCGTGCCCGAGGCTCCGTCTCTTCCGTGGAACCTGGGCGACACTCGCGGCACTGTGCTGTTGCGTATGCCGCTCCAGTCCGTCGCGATCGAGCTGCTCCGTGAAGTCGGCCCGATGGCTGTGTCAAGCGCGAACATCTCCGGGCAGGCTCCGCCGGTGTCTGCCGCCGGCGCACGCGACCAGTTCGGCGAGGCGGTGCAGACCTACCTCGACGGCGGCACCGCCCAGGTGGGTACGCCATCGACGATTCTCGACATCTCCGGTCCCGCGCCAGTGATTCTCCGTGAGGGCGCTGTGAGCCCCCAGCGGATCGGTGAGGTCTTGGGCCTTGACCCTGAGGAGCTGAGGCGGAAAGACAGGTAG
- a CDS encoding ATP synthase F0 subunit C produces the protein MNDIILAQAAEESTISGLGAIGYGIATIGPGLGIGILVGKTVEGMARQPEMAGQLRTTMFLGIAFVEALALIGFVAGFLF, from the coding sequence ATGAACGACATCATCCTCGCCCAGGCAGCAGAAGAGAGCACCATCAGCGGTCTCGGTGCCATCGGCTACGGCATCGCCACCATCGGCCCGGGCCTGGGCATCGGCATCCTCGTCGGCAAGACCGTCGAGGGCATGGCACGTCAGCCGGAGATGGCCGGCCAGCTGCGCACCACGATGTTCCTGGGTATCGCCTTCGTCGAGGCTCTTGCCCTGATCGGCTTCGTCGCCGGCTTCCTGTTCTAA